In Syntrophomonas wolfei subsp. wolfei str. Goettingen G311, a single window of DNA contains:
- a CDS encoding prephenate dehydrogenase codes for MPKDEILNGNGKWKLVEPEKHSSRQGIAKMQADVLIVGVGLIGGSLGLALKDSPLVHRILGSDRDTASLDKALEMGVIDQAISLEEGARQARLVFLCTPLRFYSEIINRIRPYLKPGSIVSDVGSTKEEVCRLLAALPEGIWAIGGHPMAGAETRGVQGADRYLFENAVYALTPLPGVPAPVLDFMVELLQSTGARIRFMEATLHDQLVATVSHIPHLTAVALVALTEGKAENLMMAAGGFRDTTRIASSNPELWEDILFSNREQIVPHLDQLISSLAVIKEALAGGDHDNILRLLHEAKAIRDKIPRVRRGLIPDFCDIICIVPDQPGIIGALGQILGHEGINIVDIEILRVREGDGGTIRLGVPRLEDAEKAVTALQRQGIKAWTR; via the coding sequence TTGCCCAAGGATGAAATCTTAAATGGTAATGGTAAGTGGAAACTGGTAGAGCCGGAGAAACATTCATCAAGGCAGGGGATAGCTAAGATGCAAGCTGATGTTTTAATAGTGGGTGTAGGCCTTATCGGAGGTTCTTTAGGATTAGCTCTCAAGGACTCGCCTTTGGTTCACCGAATACTGGGGTCTGATCGGGATACCGCCAGCCTGGATAAGGCGCTGGAAATGGGAGTTATTGATCAGGCCATTTCCCTGGAAGAGGGAGCCAGGCAGGCCCGGCTTGTTTTCCTATGTACCCCTTTGAGGTTTTATTCGGAAATAATTAATAGAATAAGACCCTATCTTAAGCCGGGAAGCATTGTTAGTGATGTGGGCAGTACCAAGGAGGAGGTCTGCCGATTGCTGGCGGCTTTACCGGAAGGAATTTGGGCTATAGGGGGCCATCCTATGGCAGGCGCGGAAACCCGGGGGGTGCAAGGGGCTGATCGTTATTTATTTGAAAATGCCGTTTATGCCCTAACCCCTCTACCAGGCGTCCCGGCTCCTGTACTAGATTTCATGGTGGAATTGCTGCAAAGCACCGGAGCCAGAATCCGATTTATGGAAGCCACCTTGCATGACCAACTGGTGGCTACGGTAAGTCACATTCCTCACCTTACGGCTGTAGCCCTGGTGGCTTTGACCGAGGGTAAAGCTGAAAATCTGATGATGGCAGCTGGGGGATTCAGGGACACAACTCGTATAGCTTCTTCCAACCCTGAGCTGTGGGAAGATATTCTTTTTTCCAATCGGGAACAAATTGTTCCTCATCTTGACCAGCTTATATCTTCTTTGGCCGTAATCAAAGAGGCGTTGGCGGGTGGCGATCATGATAATATACTTAGACTATTACATGAGGCCAAGGCTATAAGGGATAAAATACCTCGTGTTCGACGGGGTTTAATCCCGGATTTTTGCGATATCATCTGTATCGTTCCTGACCAGCCCGGTATTATCGGGGCCCTGGGCCAGATTCTGGGCCATGAGGGGATAAATATTGTAGACATTGAAATATTACGGGTTAGAGAAGGTGATGGAGGTACCATCCGCCTGGGTGTTCCCCGGCTGGAAGACGCCGAAAAGGCAGTAACAGCTTTGCAAAGGCAGGGAATTAAAGCCTGGACAAGGTGA
- the cphA gene encoding cyanophycin synthetase produces MEVVNMRNYSGRNIYSHKPVVKMIVELGDWAEITTNEIAGFNDRLLSCFPGLSNHHCSPGYEGGFVQRLKEGTLVSHVTEHLALELQCILGYDVYFGKTRLIKEPDRYCIIYEYINESCALEVGNAAAEIVFALARNDAIAIDKVLKRLQQISFDSKLGPSTQAIYDEARRRHIPVRRLGGDSLLQLGYGKQMRFIEASLPGSTSSIAVDLAKNKQMVKDLLKENNIPVPCGGIVNSEDGAVVLAEQIGYPIVVKPWDANQGKGVTTNIEDESLLRKAYHLANSFAKHIIVEKYIRGKDYRILVVGNKVAAVAERRPPYVIGDGLHSISELLEEANKNPNRGIGHEKPLSKILLDSVAKEFLARSELNENSIPKIGELVYLRGNGNLSTGGSARDCTGDIHQVNKELAIKAAKIIGLNVAGIDMVTENISEPLTLQNGAIIEVNAAPGLRMHLYPSEGEGRNVAAAILDQMYTAGSMSSIPIISITGTNGKTTVARLIRHVLSLAGQKVGMTCSSGTYIGKECIAEGDNTGPLSAHSILYNRDVEVAVLETARGGIIRRGLGYDLADVGVITNISGDHLGMDDINTLEDMAFVKSLVVEAIKPNGYAVLNADDGMTEHIVRKASCNPVLFSLNRDNMLVEDHIKQDGMAVVIEEDLIVIYQNKIRDEIMTINEIPITFNGKAICNIENSLAAVASLSAFGLAKNVIRLGLMSFTSDPTANEGRFNLFDMGSFRVLLDYGHNYSAYQSVMQFINNMNAARLVGIIGVPGDRLDKTIFDIGQISGQAFSKIYIKEDEDLRGRSAGEVAGILYNGAVSGGADRENMEIVLSETDALNAAINNAFTGDLIVMFYEKFDKAYELIESFFKGQPQPIPLLPNTDTCYIYQSIC; encoded by the coding sequence ATGGAAGTGGTTAATATGCGCAATTATAGCGGCAGGAATATATACAGCCATAAACCTGTTGTTAAGATGATAGTAGAATTAGGTGATTGGGCAGAAATCACAACCAATGAGATTGCCGGTTTTAATGATAGATTATTAAGCTGTTTCCCGGGTTTAAGCAACCACCACTGTTCACCCGGTTATGAAGGTGGATTTGTGCAGAGGCTGAAGGAAGGTACCCTGGTATCTCATGTTACCGAGCACCTGGCTCTTGAGCTGCAATGCATCCTGGGCTATGATGTCTATTTCGGCAAAACCCGGCTAATAAAGGAGCCTGATAGATACTGTATTATATATGAGTATATAAATGAGAGTTGTGCTTTGGAGGTAGGCAATGCTGCTGCGGAAATAGTATTTGCCTTGGCTAGGAACGATGCTATTGCTATTGATAAAGTATTAAAGCGCTTGCAGCAAATTTCCTTTGACTCCAAGCTGGGCCCCAGTACTCAAGCTATTTATGATGAAGCGAGGCGGCGTCATATACCGGTTAGACGCCTGGGCGGGGACAGTTTATTGCAACTTGGTTATGGCAAACAGATGCGTTTTATTGAGGCCTCCCTGCCTGGTAGCACAAGTAGTATCGCAGTCGATTTGGCCAAGAATAAGCAAATGGTTAAGGATTTATTAAAAGAAAATAATATTCCAGTGCCTTGCGGGGGAATTGTAAATTCTGAGGACGGGGCCGTTGTTTTGGCGGAACAAATAGGCTATCCCATCGTGGTAAAGCCCTGGGATGCCAACCAGGGAAAAGGAGTTACCACTAACATCGAAGATGAAAGCTTGTTGCGGAAGGCTTATCACCTGGCAAATTCTTTTGCTAAACATATTATAGTTGAGAAATATATCCGGGGAAAAGATTATCGCATTTTAGTTGTAGGTAATAAGGTTGCAGCGGTGGCAGAACGAAGACCTCCATATGTAATAGGTGATGGACTTCATTCTATTTCTGAATTGCTTGAAGAGGCAAATAAGAATCCCAACAGGGGGATAGGCCATGAGAAACCGTTAAGCAAAATTCTTTTGGATTCGGTAGCCAAAGAGTTCCTGGCCCGGTCTGAATTAAATGAAAACAGCATCCCTAAAATCGGAGAACTAGTTTATCTTAGGGGGAATGGAAACCTTAGTACCGGGGGTAGTGCCCGCGATTGTACCGGGGATATTCACCAGGTAAATAAGGAATTGGCCATTAAGGCAGCTAAAATAATAGGACTTAATGTAGCCGGGATTGATATGGTTACGGAAAATATCTCCGAGCCATTAACACTGCAGAATGGAGCAATAATCGAAGTAAACGCCGCGCCAGGTCTTAGAATGCATCTATACCCAAGCGAAGGTGAGGGCCGAAATGTGGCTGCCGCTATTCTTGATCAAATGTATACCGCCGGAAGCATGTCTTCGATTCCCATAATATCAATAACAGGTACCAATGGCAAAACTACCGTTGCCAGGCTGATTCGGCATGTTTTATCACTTGCTGGCCAAAAGGTAGGCATGACCTGCTCCAGCGGCACTTATATAGGAAAAGAATGTATCGCGGAAGGTGATAATACCGGACCGCTTAGTGCCCACTCCATACTTTACAATAGAGATGTTGAGGTTGCGGTATTGGAAACGGCCAGAGGCGGAATTATTCGAAGAGGTTTAGGATATGACCTGGCCGATGTTGGTGTCATTACAAATATTAGTGGAGATCATTTGGGAATGGATGATATTAATACTTTGGAGGATATGGCTTTTGTCAAATCTTTAGTAGTTGAGGCAATAAAACCGAATGGTTATGCGGTTTTAAACGCAGATGACGGGATGACTGAGCATATTGTCCGCAAAGCTAGCTGTAATCCAGTGTTATTTTCCTTAAATAGGGATAATATGCTGGTTGAAGATCACATAAAGCAGGATGGTATGGCCGTAGTAATTGAAGAGGATCTTATTGTCATATATCAAAACAAAATTAGAGATGAAATCATGACAATAAATGAAATACCCATAACTTTTAATGGAAAAGCTATCTGTAATATTGAAAATTCATTGGCGGCGGTGGCCAGTCTTTCTGCTTTTGGCCTGGCAAAGAATGTAATCAGGTTGGGGTTAATGTCTTTTACATCCGATCCAACTGCCAATGAGGGCAGGTTCAATCTTTTTGATATGGGGAGTTTCCGCGTACTGCTTGATTATGGACATAACTACAGTGCATATCAATCGGTGATGCAGTTCATTAATAATATGAATGCTGCAAGACTGGTCGGTATCATAGGTGTTCCTGGAGACCGGCTTGATAAAACAATTTTTGATATAGGCCAAATATCCGGGCAAGCATTTTCCAAAATTTATATTAAAGAGGATGAGGATCTTAGGGGAAGATCAGCTGGTGAGGTGGCTGGCATTTTATATAATGGTGCTGTTAGTGGTGGGGCTGATAGGGAGAACATGGAGATTGTTCTATCGGAAACAGATGCTTTAAATGCCGCTATTAACAATGCATTTACGGGAGACCTGATTGTAATGTTCTACGAGAAATTTGATAAAGCTTATGAATTGATAGAGTCATTTTTTAAGGGACAACCCCAGCCAATACCTTTGCTTCCTAATACGGACACCTGCTATATTTACCAATCCATTTGCTGA
- a CDS encoding cyanophycinase: MSHYKKGELVIIGGAEDKYGDSRILEEVVRIIGGEDARVGIITTATQHPEEVGEEYRNVFLRLGVRETDIISINSREEANLDDNVKRIRDVSGFFFTGGDQLRITSILGGTKVYEALLHSFDHGTPVIGTSAGASVMCSTMIVEGNSNDAARKCTLKMAPGLRLLEGVIIDQHFDQRGRLGRLLCGIAENPGILGIGIDEDTAIRVYPEEYFEVLGNNAVTVIDGRSIKSTNVSELEPDEILTITNASLHVLSKGYGFDFKRRELISIN, translated from the coding sequence TTGAGTCATTATAAAAAAGGAGAACTGGTAATTATCGGTGGTGCCGAAGATAAATATGGTGACAGCCGTATTTTAGAAGAGGTTGTAAGAATCATCGGTGGAGAGGATGCCAGGGTGGGCATCATAACTACAGCAACCCAACATCCTGAAGAGGTGGGGGAAGAGTATCGAAATGTTTTTTTGCGATTGGGGGTTAGGGAGACCGACATTATAAGCATTAATTCCCGTGAAGAAGCTAATCTGGATGATAATGTAAAAAGAATTAGAGATGTAAGCGGATTCTTTTTTACCGGTGGGGACCAACTTAGAATAACCAGCATTCTTGGAGGTACCAAAGTATATGAAGCGTTGTTGCATTCATTTGATCATGGAACGCCTGTAATTGGAACCAGCGCAGGTGCTTCGGTTATGTGCAGTACCATGATTGTCGAAGGCAACAGTAATGATGCCGCCAGGAAATGCACATTGAAGATGGCCCCCGGCTTGAGACTATTGGAAGGGGTAATCATCGATCAACATTTTGATCAACGGGGAAGGCTGGGCCGATTGTTATGCGGCATAGCTGAGAATCCTGGAATTTTAGGTATCGGTATCGATGAAGATACGGCCATCAGAGTTTATCCGGAAGAATACTTCGAGGTTCTCGGGAATAACGCAGTAACAGTTATTGATGGCAGATCTATAAAAAGCACCAATGTTTCCGAACTCGAGCCAGATGAAATATTGACCATAACCAATGCCAGTCTTCATGTTTTATCTAAAGGTTATGGCTTTGATTTTAAAAGACGGGAATTAATAAGCATTAATTAA
- the iadA gene encoding beta-aspartyl-peptidase produces the protein MFKLLKNGHCFAPDDMGIKDILLANDKICDIKEEILAANLWDVEVIDCQHCLVCPGIIDQHVHITGGGGEQGPISRIPEIMFSKIVEAGVTTVVGVLGFDSITRSIAGLLAKARGLEAEGITTYIYTGSYGSPTETLTGRVLTDIALLDKVIGVGEIAIADYRSNHPSLQDLRTLASEANAGGMLGAKAGVLHLHVGDGEEGLQSLFRLVEESDFPINMFVPTHINRNATLFDQGIEFLKRGGQIDLTAGETKGYSVAKALAMLVAQGINLEKVTVSSDGNGSASNEGGISNIGQLFNDIRACVLENNLQLSMVIKTVTLNPARILKLYPQKGCLLPGSDADILVLKENDLSIYRLIARGQVVVEDQKAVKKGKYEN, from the coding sequence GTGTTTAAACTCTTAAAAAATGGGCATTGTTTTGCCCCGGATGACATGGGCATTAAAGATATATTGCTTGCTAATGACAAAATATGTGACATAAAAGAGGAGATATTAGCTGCCAATCTATGGGATGTAGAAGTAATAGATTGCCAGCATTGCTTGGTTTGTCCGGGTATTATCGATCAGCATGTTCATATTACCGGCGGGGGAGGGGAGCAAGGTCCCATTAGCCGGATTCCGGAAATTATGTTTAGTAAGATAGTTGAGGCCGGAGTAACTACAGTAGTTGGAGTTTTAGGCTTTGATAGCATTACCAGAAGTATTGCCGGACTTTTAGCCAAAGCCCGGGGATTAGAGGCCGAGGGCATTACCACATATATTTATACCGGAAGCTATGGTAGTCCTACTGAAACTTTAACCGGACGCGTGCTAACTGATATCGCTTTACTTGACAAGGTTATTGGGGTAGGAGAAATTGCCATTGCGGATTATAGATCCAACCATCCTTCCTTGCAAGATTTGCGAACTTTGGCCTCGGAAGCGAATGCAGGAGGTATGCTAGGTGCCAAGGCGGGTGTTTTGCATCTGCATGTAGGAGATGGTGAAGAAGGGCTGCAATCTCTCTTCCGATTGGTAGAGGAATCTGATTTCCCTATTAATATGTTTGTTCCTACTCATATTAATAGAAATGCCACACTCTTTGATCAGGGTATAGAATTTTTAAAAAGGGGTGGCCAAATCGATTTAACTGCCGGTGAGACAAAAGGCTATAGTGTAGCTAAAGCTCTCGCGATGTTAGTTGCCCAGGGGATTAACCTGGAAAAAGTTACAGTTTCATCCGATGGAAATGGTAGCGCTTCCAATGAAGGCGGAATCAGCAATATAGGTCAATTATTTAATGATATCAGGGCATGCGTATTGGAAAATAACCTGCAATTATCAATGGTTATCAAGACAGTCACCTTGAATCCGGCCCGGATATTGAAACTATATCCCCAAAAGGGGTGTCTTTTGCCGGGCAGCGATGCGGATATTCTCGTTTTAAAGGAAAATGATCTTAGCATCTACCGTTTAATAGCCCGGGGACAGGTAGTTGTTGAGGATCAGAAGGCTGTTAAAAAGGGTAAATACGAAAACTAG
- a CDS encoding FAD-dependent oxidoreductase: MIMAKKPELPDNTNPYWIASTEETNYPTLNEDINVDVAIIGGGIVGISSAYLLNQAGLKTAVIEADRILNGTTGHTTAKITSQHGIIYSNIKQQMGEDSARQYAEANQSAIQHIAETISINGINCDFKWCPAFVYTCSDEYISKLEEETQVALSLGIKASYLDSVPLPFAVKAAMRFEEQAQFHPLKYLKALAQIFTSEGGLIYENTEAVDIEHNDRPAVVTRKGNKITAEKVIIASHFPFFDGGGLFFTKIYPEKSYIIAAQIEEQFPEGMFISAEGPGRSLRSQPFKNGEIVLFAGEHHKTGHGEDTIVHYQNLFNFAQENFNVQNVLYRWSTQDCMTIDGVPYVGQLTPQNPNLYVATGFGKWGMSNGTVASMILKDLISEGDNPWARVYSPSRFFLKLSSVKSFIIQNATVAKDLVTGKLEGLPEYSEPDKGEAKTVNFEGDRAGIYKDENDKLHMVDTTCTHLGCELLWNNAEKTWDCPCHGSRFSYKGEIVEGPAIYQLHQANDEANIVEAKIFK, encoded by the coding sequence ATGATAATGGCAAAAAAACCAGAACTTCCAGATAATACAAATCCCTACTGGATTGCATCTACCGAAGAAACTAATTATCCCACACTAAACGAAGATATAAATGTCGATGTAGCTATTATCGGCGGTGGAATAGTAGGCATCAGCAGTGCCTATCTTTTGAACCAGGCCGGTTTAAAGACGGCTGTGATTGAGGCAGATAGAATCCTTAACGGCACCACCGGACACACCACAGCCAAGATAACTTCCCAGCATGGAATTATCTATTCAAATATTAAGCAACAAATGGGTGAGGATTCAGCCCGGCAGTACGCAGAGGCCAACCAAAGTGCTATTCAGCATATCGCCGAAACCATAAGCATAAATGGAATTAATTGTGATTTTAAATGGTGTCCTGCTTTTGTATATACATGTTCTGATGAGTACATCAGCAAACTGGAGGAAGAAACTCAGGTGGCTTTAAGTCTGGGAATCAAAGCCAGTTATCTCGACAGTGTTCCTTTACCCTTTGCCGTAAAAGCTGCTATGCGCTTTGAGGAGCAAGCCCAATTTCATCCCCTCAAATACCTAAAAGCCCTGGCCCAGATATTCACTAGTGAAGGCGGACTTATTTACGAGAACACTGAAGCTGTGGATATTGAACATAACGATAGACCTGCGGTCGTGACCCGAAAGGGAAATAAAATCACTGCAGAAAAGGTAATTATTGCTTCGCACTTTCCGTTTTTTGATGGAGGAGGTCTGTTCTTTACTAAAATCTATCCGGAAAAGTCATATATTATTGCCGCCCAAATAGAGGAGCAATTTCCAGAAGGGATGTTTATAAGCGCCGAGGGCCCGGGACGATCGCTTCGTTCTCAACCTTTTAAAAACGGAGAAATCGTCCTTTTTGCAGGTGAACACCACAAAACAGGCCATGGTGAAGATACTATTGTTCATTATCAAAACCTGTTCAATTTTGCCCAGGAAAACTTTAATGTTCAGAATGTGCTCTATAGGTGGTCTACCCAAGATTGTATGACCATTGACGGTGTCCCCTATGTAGGGCAGCTAACCCCTCAAAACCCCAACCTTTATGTTGCCACAGGATTTGGGAAGTGGGGTATGTCCAATGGTACAGTAGCGTCTATGATTTTAAAGGACTTGATAAGCGAAGGAGATAACCCTTGGGCCAGAGTTTATAGCCCCTCCAGGTTTTTCCTCAAGCTTTCCAGTGTTAAAAGCTTCATCATTCAAAATGCCACTGTGGCCAAAGATCTTGTAACTGGAAAATTGGAAGGTTTGCCTGAGTACAGTGAACCAGATAAAGGCGAAGCAAAAACTGTTAATTTTGAAGGTGATCGAGCGGGAATTTATAAGGATGAGAACGATAAGCTGCACATGGTTGATACTACTTGTACCCATTTAGGATGTGAACTGCTTTGGAATAATGCTGAAAAGACCTGGGATTGCCCCTGTCATGGCTCAAGGTTCTCTTATAAAGGTGAGATTGTGGAAGGCCCTGCCATATACCAACTCCATCAGGCCAACGATGAGGCTAATATAGTGGAAGCTAAGATTTTCAAGTAA
- a CDS encoding MFS transporter, producing the protein MTEERIFNRSSATLFFSIFMVGIGFSIIMPILPYYAESMGASAFQLGLLMTVYALCQFIFAPFWGSYSDRVGRKPVLLVGMFGFTLTFFIFALANSLWVLFVARIAGGALSCATVPTAMAVMGDTSSPEKRGASMGMVGASMGMGMIFGPAIGSGLAHISLAAPFVMAGSLSVVICFCILFLVKESLPVEDRVSEAQKIDRAPLLKGLKSPLAFLFTAMFLASMAEATNMGTFALFAEGKLGFGPTSMGLIFSCAGLASVLVQGFVVGRAINKWGEEKTSGAGIILMASSFALFLQAKSLLELIIYMGIFSAGTGLIRPSISAATSKRTTGSQGTAMGVLQGYDSLGRVIGPSLGGYLLDMNLSYAYFSAIFFSGLAFLTLLFNRSRGKTKERENLLI; encoded by the coding sequence TTGACTGAAGAACGCATATTCAACCGGAGTTCAGCTACCCTATTTTTTTCCATCTTTATGGTGGGTATAGGATTCAGCATTATTATGCCCATATTGCCATACTACGCTGAATCTATGGGAGCCAGTGCCTTCCAATTGGGTTTATTGATGACCGTTTATGCCCTCTGCCAGTTCATCTTTGCACCCTTCTGGGGAAGCTATTCCGACCGGGTAGGACGAAAACCGGTGTTATTAGTGGGGATGTTTGGTTTTACTCTGACCTTTTTTATTTTTGCCCTGGCTAATTCCTTATGGGTTCTTTTCGTTGCTAGGATAGCCGGCGGAGCTTTATCCTGTGCCACTGTACCCACGGCTATGGCGGTGATGGGTGATACCAGCAGCCCGGAAAAAAGAGGAGCCAGTATGGGGATGGTAGGGGCTTCCATGGGGATGGGTATGATATTCGGCCCGGCTATAGGAAGCGGTCTGGCCCATATATCCCTGGCTGCTCCTTTTGTGATGGCGGGTTCTTTGTCGGTTGTGATCTGTTTTTGCATACTCTTTCTGGTTAAAGAGTCTTTACCTGTGGAAGACCGGGTTTCTGAAGCGCAAAAAATTGACCGCGCCCCCCTCCTGAAAGGTTTAAAAAGCCCCCTGGCTTTTTTATTTACCGCCATGTTCCTGGCTAGCATGGCGGAAGCCACCAATATGGGTACCTTTGCGTTATTTGCGGAAGGCAAGCTGGGTTTTGGGCCCACCAGTATGGGGTTGATATTTAGCTGTGCTGGCCTGGCTTCGGTACTGGTTCAGGGATTCGTGGTAGGAAGGGCTATAAATAAATGGGGGGAAGAAAAGACCAGCGGGGCCGGTATTATTCTTATGGCTTCGAGTTTTGCTCTTTTTTTGCAAGCCAAAAGTCTGCTGGAATTAATCATCTACATGGGAATATTTTCCGCGGGAACCGGTTTGATCCGTCCTTCCATTTCTGCCGCCACCTCCAAGAGAACCACGGGTTCGCAGGGAACGGCCATGGGTGTTCTACAAGGTTATGACAGCTTGGGCCGGGTTATTGGTCCTTCCCTGGGGGGATACTTGCTGGATATGAATCTGAGCTATGCCTATTTCTCCGCAATCTTCTTTTCCGGACTGGCTTTCTTAACCCTGCTTTTTAATCGTAGTAGAGGGAAAACCAAGGAACGGGAAAATCTTCTTATTTAA
- a CDS encoding MaoC family dehydratase yields MLGKTVQEINVGDTASFNKSVTEYDVYSFAGITGDFNPAHINAVYASETSFGRIIAHGILSIGFISNVLGTQLPGPGSIYIHQECDFKKPVFIGDTITATVKVTKKDEAKNRVWLHTYCTNQRDEIVVDGEAIMMPVRKKPA; encoded by the coding sequence ATGCTCGGGAAAACTGTTCAGGAAATCAATGTCGGTGACACAGCCTCGTTCAATAAAAGTGTGACAGAATATGATGTATATTCCTTCGCCGGAATCACCGGTGACTTCAATCCGGCCCATATAAACGCAGTATATGCGAGTGAGACTTCTTTCGGTAGGATAATTGCCCATGGTATATTATCAATCGGCTTTATTTCTAATGTACTGGGGACTCAACTCCCCGGGCCAGGTAGTATCTATATTCACCAGGAATGTGATTTCAAGAAACCGGTTTTCATCGGTGATACAATAACCGCAACCGTTAAGGTAACCAAAAAGGACGAAGCCAAGAACCGGGTATGGCTTCATACCTATTGCACCAATCAAAGGGATGAGATTGTAGTCGATGGCGAAGCGATCATGATGCCAGTTAGAAAGAAGCCTGCCTAA
- a CDS encoding MaoC family dehydratase, translating to MLGKTIDEINIGDSADFTKTVTGYDVYSFAGVTGDFNPAHIDSEFASETSFGKTIAHGILSIGFISNVLGTQLPGPGSITVGLECDFKKPVYIGDTITATVEVTKKDEARNRVWLRTYCTNQRGEIVVDGEAKMMPVTKKP from the coding sequence ATGCTAGGTAAAACGATCGATGAAATCAATATTGGCGATTCAGCGGACTTTACTAAAACTGTAACTGGATATGATGTCTATTCCTTCGCAGGCGTTACTGGCGACTTTAATCCGGCTCACATCGACAGTGAATTTGCCAGTGAAACCTCTTTTGGCAAGACAATTGCCCATGGTATATTATCGATCGGGTTTATTTCCAATGTACTGGGGACTCAACTTCCCGGGCCAGGCAGCATTACCGTGGGTTTGGAGTGCGATTTTAAGAAACCGGTTTATATCGGTGATACAATAACCGCAACCGTTGAGGTGACCAAAAAAGATGAAGCCAGAAACCGGGTCTGGCTACGCACTTATTGTACCAACCAGCGGGGTGAAATCGTGGTCGATGGCGAGGCCAAAATGATGCCGGTAACAAAAAAGCCTTAA